TCTCTTTGAAAGTAAGAGAAATTACTTACGTTAATAAAAGGCACCTATTTTTAATAAGAGAGTCCTGTACTGTAAAAACAAATTTAACCAACAGATAAGAATAAATAGTCCCTGTATTTGCTATAAGCACATTGCTCCGCTCTTCTACAAAAAATATGTTTTTTATTTCTATTAAAAAATATTAATCTAAATCAGTATATTTATATTGTTTTACATATTTTTCAATTTAGTAAAGGTTTGGGGAACAAGGTATTAAATTAGAATATAGAAAATCGCCATTAGACATTTATAAATAAATCTGTATATCGATAGCGAGATAAGGAATTGAGGTAAGTTGCCAGTAAATCAATTCATCCGTAATACAGATTTTACCCCCAAATTTCTTGAGTGGATGGAGGGATTATAAATAAAAAACAAATTATTTACTTTGCAAATTGCTGTTTTCCTTCTGGTATCAATTTCGGGTATAGGAACGGCAGCTGAGATAATTGTCCAGCCAGGAAATTCGATACAGGCTGCAGTTGACAATGCGAGCTCGGGAGATACAATAATTATAAAGCCCGGGACCTATACCGAAAACATCAACATCACTAAAGGGGACCTCACAGTCAGGTCAGAGTCCGGAAACCCCGAAGATACAACAATTAAATCCAGAAGCTCGACAGCCAGCGTGCTCTCAGTACAGGCAGATAATGTTAAAATTAGCGGGATCAGGGCTATTGGGGCAAGCGGGTCCAGCTATTCAGGAATTCATCTGTACCAGTGCAATAAATGTATAATAGAAAACAATATGCTCGCAAATAATGGGCGTGGAATTTATCTCCAGAATTCCAGAAAGTGCACGCTCTCAGGCAACACAGCCACAAATAACAGAGCATATGGGATTGTTCTCGGAAGTTCCAGCTATAACACTATTTCCGAAAATACTGCTTATAACAGCAGTCGTGGCATCTATCTGGGTTCCTCTGACTACAATATAATTGCAGGCAATAAAGTGACTTATAACAATTACTTAGGGTTTTACGAATGTAGCCTGTGCGACTATAATGACGTATATAATAACTATTTCAACAACACCGATGTAAGCGTAAAAAGTGGGATTGGAAATTCCTATAATGCTACAAAAACCGAAGGCGCAAATATAATTGGCGGCTCCTATATCGGCGGAAATTACTGGGGAAAACCTGACGGCACGGGCTTTTCTGATACAGCTATAGACAGGGATGGAGACGGTATTGCAGACTCTGCTTACAGACTGCCGGGCGGCAGCACAAGCTCGGATTACCTGCCTCTTGTATATCCATTGAATTTGCCTGAGCCTGTACCCCCGACTGCAGACTTCAGCAGCAACGTTACTTCGGGAAGCGCACCACTGGATGTCAGTTTTATCGACAAAAGTACAGGAACTCCTGTTGAATGGAACTGGGATTTCGGAGACGGGACCAGTTTAACAGAGCAGAACCCTTTACACACATATTCCACGGAAGGAACCTATACTGTCAGCCTTACAGTAAGAAATGAAAAAGGAACAAATTCAAAATCGGACACAATCACTGTATCACAGAATATTGGCCCTTCAGAGCCGGTGAGCCCTGTCGCGGACTTCGGCACGAACGCCACCGAGGGATTTGCGCCCCTTGCCATCCAGTTCACCGACTTTTCAAAAAACGCGGTATCATGGAGCTGGGACTTTGACAATAACGGACAGCCCGATTCCACCGTCCAGAACCCGGTTTATGTTTATGAAAATCCGGGAGACTATATCGTTAACCTGATGGTAAGTAATGCAAATGGAACGGTCTCAAAAACTCTGCAAATAAAGGTACTGGAAGTAGAAGAGGAAAAAATTCTGCCTGTTGCAGATTTTAATACGAATGTCACAGAAGGATATGCTCCACTCCCGGTCCTTTTCACTGACAGGTCACAAAATGCAGCTAGTACAGGCTGGGATTTTGAAGGGGACGGATCTGAGGAAGTAAATTACGGCACTGTGGTTTACGTCTACACCTCTCCAGGAACCTATACTGCGAGCCTGACCGCAACCAATGAAAACGGTACGGATACAAAAACCACTACAATAAATGTAATGAGAAACCCCGGTCTTCCTGTTGCAGATTTCAGTGTCAGTGCTACAGGCGGATATTCCCCGCTTTCGGTAACTTTTACTGACCTCTCGCAAAATGCGATATCAAGGAGCTGGGACGTTAACAACGACGGAATTGAAGATTCAAACGCATCAAGCTTTGTTTACGAATATTCCTCTGCAGGGACTTACACTGCTAAACTGACAGCAATTAATGTAAACGGCACGGATACAAAAACCACTACAATAATTGTGGACCGGAAGAGCAGCGGAGGAGGCAGCAGTGGAGGCGGTGGAGGAGGCGGGTCCCCTGAACCTGCAAAGAATGTTAAGGTGAAGGAACTTTCCCAGCTCTTTATCACCAACGATAAGGCTGTAAAGTTTGACTTCACAAAGAATGCTACATGTGTCGTATATGTAGGCTTTGATGCGATCAAGAATGTAGGTAAGACCACGACCATAGTTGAGGAACTGAAAAATAAGTCCGCACTTGTTTCCGAACTGCCCGAAGGTGAGGTTTATAAGTCCTTTAATGTCTGGGTTGGAAACAGCGGGTATGCAACTCCAAAAAACATAGAAAAACCGGTAATATGCTTCAAAGTTGAAAAGAACTGGCTACAGGATAAAAGTATAGACCTGAGCTCTATCATACTGAACAGGTACAGCGATAAAAAGTGGGAGCAATTGCCAGTCAACCTGTCAGGAGAAGATAACGACTATCTCTACTTTACAGCAGAAGTCCCGGGTTACGCATCATTTGCGATAACAGGCAAGGCTACTGTCCAGCAGGCAAAGACAGAAAATACCCCGATCCCTGCTGAAGAAAGGTCTATTGAGGATATCCAGCCTGAAAAGCAGGAGGCTCAAGATACTGAGACAGGTAATGAGTCCAGTAAAAACAACCGCAATACCATATTAAGTGTGGGTATTGTGATCGGAGCTCTGGGAGTAATAGGACTGGTGCTGAAAAGTATGAAGGAATGAACTGGAATGCCCTTCGGCGTTCCATTCCCCAACATCCTATTTTCCAAAGTTCCATTTCCCACGTTCCATTTTTTTCACATACAATCCGGTAATGCAGAAAAATGGAAATCATCAAAGGAATCATCAAAGGAATCATCAAAGGAATCATCAAAGAGAACTGGTTTTGAATCCAATCCTCTAAATTTAGGAATGGTAAAAATATAATTTCTAATATTTACTTTAGGAATGACTTCACAGCCATTGCTGAAGACGATATCGAGAACAAAAATAATGAGATTATATCTTCTTTATCCCTTAATATCTAAATCTAATATCTAAATCTAATATCTAAATCTAAAATCTAAACCTTAAAAATTGATGATTTCGAATCAGTGGCCAAAACCTGCATTAATTCAGGTTATTTCTTATTTTTAATAAAACGGCCAGATGATAAGGGAATAAAAACCTCATATTTTTAGCTCTTAATAAAGTTAAAAAAATAGAGTTAAAGAGTTAATTATTCCCTACAATTAAACTATTGATTCACTGATCTGTATACTTTTTTTTCGTTTTTTGGAAAGTAATACTTTAAATCAGTATACTTATATTGCTTAAATACATTCCCGTGTAATTAAAGTGATTTACGCTAAAATTTTGTTCTTCGTTACAGTCAAATTAGGCGCAAATTCATCAGTTTTACATCTGTACATTATTTTCATGTTGAGTACAGTTTTCGTGAATTACTAACAATACAAATTTACCCCCTGATAGGGATTTCACCCTAACTTTCTTGAGTGGATGGAGGAATTGGAATTAAAAATAAAGTGCTAATTTTACTGGGAATTTTTCTTATTTTATCATTAATTTCAGGTATTGGGTCAGCTGCTGAGATAATTGTCCAGCCGGGAGACTCAATACAGGCTGCAATAGACAGTTCAAAATCAGGCGACACAATAACCATAAAACCCGGGACCTACACTGAAAATGTCAACATAACCAAAAGCAGCCTTTTGATAAGATCAGAGTCCGGCAACCCTGATGAAACAATAATCAAAGCTAAAAGCTCATCAAGCAATGCGCTCTCAATGCAGGCATGGAATGTTACGATTAAAGGGATAAAAACCATAGGAGCAAGCGGTTCCAGCTATTCTGGAATTTATATGTACAAATGCAATCAATGTGTGATTGAGAATAATAAAATGATGAATAACGGATATGGGATCCGTATCGTAAGCTCCAACAGATGCACCGTCTCGAAAAATACAGTTCTGAATAACGGAGTTTACGGGATTTACCTCGGGAGCTGTAGCAACAACACTATTTCCGGAAATACGGCAACCAATGACAACCGCGGCATCCACGTAGGGTCCGCTGATGACAATACAATTTCAGACAACACTGTGACTTCAAACAATATTTTAGGAATGTATGTCTGCGGGCTCAGCGACAGGAACCTCATTTATAACAACTATTTCAATAACACAAATATAACCATTAAAAACGGAACAGGGAATGCCTATAACACCGCAAAAGCCTCAGGTAAAAACATTGTCGGCGGAACCTACATTGGCGGAAACTTCTGGGGCAAACCTGATGGTTCAGGCTTTTCCAATAAGGCAACGGACACGGACAGAGATGGGATTTCCGATTCAGCATACAGTATTCCGGGCAGCATATACATAGATCACCTGCCTCTAGTTGTCCCTGCCCCTCTAACAGCTCCTGGCGCAAGTTTCAGCAGCAATGTTACCTCAGGGACTGCACCTCTCAACGTCCTGTTTACTGACACAAGTACAGGTTCACCAACGACATGGAAATGGAACTTCGGAGACGGAACCAGTTCAACTCAGAAGAGTCCAACACATGCATATTCAACGGCAGGAACCTATACAGTAACACTTACAGTGACCAATTCAGCAGGCAGCAATACGGCAACAAAAACAAATTACGTAACAGTAACCACAGGAACCACAGGAACAAAACCGGTATTACAATACTGGGGATCTCCGAGGTCGGGAACTGCACCACTGACTGTAACATTCAAGGACAATTCTTCAGGGTCGCCAACAGCATGGAACTGGAGTTTCGGAGATGGAGCATATTCAAACGAGAAATATCCAAAACATACGTATATGGCACCAGGGAGTTACACGATATCACTTACAACGAGCAATGCTGCAGGAAGTAATACGTTAACAAAGAGCAATTATATAGTGGTGACAGGAACTTCTTCTCAAACACCGGTTGCTGCATTTTCCGCATCTCCAACAGCCGGGACTGCACCATTGAGTGTAAGTTTTACTGACAGCAGCACGGGTTCGCCAACAACATGGAAATGGAACTTCGGAGATGGAACCAGTTCAACCGAGAAAAATCCTGTGCATACATATTCGACAGCGGGAAGCTACACAGTAACGCTTACAGCAAGCAATACAGCAGGCAGTAATACGGCAACGAAATCAAGTTATGTAACAGTAACTACAGGAACCACAGGAACAAAACCGGTATTACAATACTGGGGGTCTCCAAGGTCGGGAACTGCGCCGCTGACTGTAACATTTAAGGACAATTCTTCAGGATCTCCGACGGCATGGAACTGGAGTTTTGGAGATGGAGCATATTCAAACGAGAAATATCCAAAACATACGTATATGGCACCAGGAAGTTACACGATATCACTTACAGCCAGTAATGCAGCAGGAAGTAACACATTAATAAAGAACAACTATATAGTGGTGACAGGAAACACTTCACAGGCGCCGGTTGCTGCATTTTCGGCATCTCCAACATCCGGGACTGCACCTCTTAACGTCCTGTTTACTGACACAAGTACAGGTTCACCAACGACATGGAAATGGAACTTCGGAGACGGAACCAGTTCAACTCAGAAGAGTCCAACACATGCATATTCAACGGCAGGAACCTATACAGTAACACTTACAGTGACCAATTCAGCAGGCAGCAATACGGCAACGAAAACAAATTACGTAACAGTAACCACAGGAACCACAGGAACAAAACCGGTATTACAGTACTGGGGGTCTCCAAGGTCGGGAATTGCACCGTTGACTGTAACATTTAAGGACAATTCTTCAGGATCTCCGACGGCATGGAACTGGAGTTTCGGAGATGGAGCATATTCAAACGAAAAATATCCAAAGCATACATACACTGCACCAGGAAGTTACACGATATCACTTACAGCGAGCAATGCTGCAGGAAGTAATACGTTAACAAAGAGCAATTATATAGTGGTGACAGGAACTTCTTCTCAAACACCGGTTGCTGCATTTTCGGCATCTCCAACAGCCGGGACTGCACCATTGAGTGTAAGTTTTACTGACAGCAGCACGGGTTCGCCAACAACATGGAAATGGAACTTTGGAGATGGAACAAGTTCAACAGAGAAAAATCCTGTGCATACATATTCGACAGCGGGAAGCTACACAGTAACGCTTACAGCAAGCAATACAGCAGGCAGCAATACGGCAACGAAATCAAGTTATGTAACAGTAACCACAGGAACCACAGGAACAAAACCGGTATTACAGTACTGGGGGTCTCCAAGGTCGGGAACTGCACCGTTGACTGTAACATTTAAGGACAATTCTTCAGGGTCGCCAACAGCATGGAACTGGAGTTTCGGAGATGGAGCATATTCAAACGAGAAATATCCAAAACATACGTATATGGCACCAGGAAGTTACACGATATCACTTACAGCCAGTAATGCAGCAGGAAGTAACACATTAATAAAGAACAACTATATAGTGGTGACAAATGCCTGAAAATTCTTGGAAATCAGTTTTAAGAGAAAAAGATAAAATCAGGTAAAAAAAGAAAAAACAAAATGACGAGAAAAACAAAAATAACAAGAAAATAAGAGAAAGGAAAAGACGGAGTTAAATAATAAACATAAAGGGTTCGGCTGAAGTAAAGGAGCCATTTCCCCATTAGAGTTTTTCTGCAAGGCTCCCGAACTCTAGCCGGCCTGAAGCCGGAGATTCCGGCTCTTTTTTTTCAGTTTCAATTTTTTCGGGATTATAAGGCAATGTGTTTGCGAAGAACTCTTCTACCAGGCTTCCTACATCTTTTGGGGCTACATCAATGAATTCCCTGCTTTCTTCAGGTGGGAAGTATCCAAAAACAGAAAATTTCCCCAGTTTTCGCACCTGAGAACCCTGGTAGCGGGCGTCAAGAAGAATCCTTACCCCAAAATCTCCCGGAGAGCGGACAACCCTTCCCATTGCCTGCCTCACTTTCCTTATTGTAGGCACCTGGACTGCAAATTCCCAGCCTTCCCCGCACCCAAAGACAGTATCGTATGCCGACTCGACAGCTTTTATCCTGTCATTCAGAGCAGGGTATCCCACGCCCACTACAATTACGGTCCTGCCGCGGGAGTCCCGGAAATCTACTCCTTCGCTCAATGTTCCCCAGAGGTAGGTTATGAGCACAGCTTTTCCTCCCTGCTCCCCTATTTTGAAAAACTTCGGCCTTATCTCCTGAGCTGATACCCCAACCTCATCAAGGAAAATAGGAATTGAGAGTTCAGGCTCAAGGAGTTTCGTATATCTGAGTGCTTCGGCATAGCTCTGGAAATAAATGATTACATTCCCGGGGGAGGCAGCAGTGGCAGCAAGAAGAGCCTCTCTCAAACCTTCAAGGGTCTCAGGGCTGTCCCTGTTTTTTGCAAAGAGGGGAGGAACTGAGACTGCGAGAGTGAGTCTTCTTTCCTGTGGGAAAGTTGTCCCATAGGTAATTTCCTCCACTTCCCGGCTAATGCCCAGTGTGGACCTGACCATTTCGAAAGGACGGAGAGTGGCAGACATTAGCACCGCGGAATAAACGGAGTCAAGCAATGGCTGGGTCACATTTTTCGGGATGCAGGTGAAGAGTTCAAGCCTGCCTACAACCCTGTCACTTTTAAAGTCCCTGCGCATGTTCAGGATCGGATAATAGTTCTGCCTGTCCGAAAGCACAAGGTAAGAAGAAAGGAAATCTGCAACATAACGGATCTGGGAACGCTTGGGCACGGAAAGAAGCCCTTTTTTGTAGTTCTCAGCATAAATCTCTTCAAGCCTGCCTCCGAACTCCCCGATTTCACGCAGCCTTGTAAGAACCGTTTCTTCGTCTGCAAAACCCTCCTTCTGTGCGTCCCGCAAAAAGCGGGCTTTCAGGACGTCATGGCGTTCATAGGGGTCGCTTATCTGGATATCCTGCCAGTGTTTTCCAAGCCTGTTCCTTTCCCCGAACTTCAGCTTTGAGTCATAAGTATCCCTGATTGCGGTAAGAAGACAGGAAAAGAGCCTTCTGGCATAAATCCTTGAAGCGTAATCTTCGTCAAGAGGGATCCCTGTACCGGAGAATGAACCTCCCCCGAATACGGGAGAGCTTTCAGGCTCAGGAATTTCTCCCACTTCAGAAAGGGCTTTTTCAACGGTCAGTTCAGAAAGCATTATTGAGGAATGGGAACGTGCTGAAGCCTCGATATTGTGGGCTTCGTCAAAGATGAGGATGACGTCTTCAGGGTCTCTCTCAAGCCATTTGAGGAGGGTCATGAAGATGTCAGCACTTAATACATGATGGAAATTACAGATAAGGAGCTCAGTATTTTTAAGTTCCTTTTTAAGCAGCTCATACCCGCACAT
This window of the Methanosarcina mazei S-6 genome carries:
- a CDS encoding ATP-dependent DNA helicase, coding for MMQKNGYMRYFTKKSCYPNQSEAMDKIHSALQNEKIVLFEGACGTGKTLSALAPALHAGKKLNKVVIIVTNVHQQMVQFINEARDINRDNSIKTIVFKGKASMCPDNLDYEECRLKGENTYDLLDFEREVSSKEKELKDAFEKHKKSKDPALYILRNELEKELDEARKKAQSLRNHSCSRLYEVLKFESSEFSSWLFSDVRSPEEIMEYAEDRGMCGYELLKKELKNTELLICNFHHVLSADIFMTLLKWLERDPEDVILIFDEAHNIEASARSHSSIMLSELTVEKALSEVGEIPEPESSPVFGGGSFSGTGIPLDEDYASRIYARRLFSCLLTAIRDTYDSKLKFGERNRLGKHWQDIQISDPYERHDVLKARFLRDAQKEGFADEETVLTRLREIGEFGGRLEEIYAENYKKGLLSVPKRSQIRYVADFLSSYLVLSDRQNYYPILNMRRDFKSDRVVGRLELFTCIPKNVTQPLLDSVYSAVLMSATLRPFEMVRSTLGISREVEEITYGTTFPQERRLTLAVSVPPLFAKNRDSPETLEGLREALLAATAASPGNVIIYFQSYAEALRYTKLLEPELSIPIFLDEVGVSAQEIRPKFFKIGEQGGKAVLITYLWGTLSEGVDFRDSRGRTVIVVGVGYPALNDRIKAVESAYDTVFGCGEGWEFAVQVPTIRKVRQAMGRVVRSPGDFGVRILLDARYQGSQVRKLGKFSVFGYFPPEESREFIDVAPKDVGSLVEEFFANTLPYNPEKIETEKKEPESPASGRLEFGSLAEKL
- a CDS encoding PGF-pre-PGF domain-containing protein, with translation MQIAVFLLVSISGIGTAAEIIVQPGNSIQAAVDNASSGDTIIIKPGTYTENINITKGDLTVRSESGNPEDTTIKSRSSTASVLSVQADNVKISGIRAIGASGSSYSGIHLYQCNKCIIENNMLANNGRGIYLQNSRKCTLSGNTATNNRAYGIVLGSSSYNTISENTAYNSSRGIYLGSSDYNIIAGNKVTYNNYLGFYECSLCDYNDVYNNYFNNTDVSVKSGIGNSYNATKTEGANIIGGSYIGGNYWGKPDGTGFSDTAIDRDGDGIADSAYRLPGGSTSSDYLPLVYPLNLPEPVPPTADFSSNVTSGSAPLDVSFIDKSTGTPVEWNWDFGDGTSLTEQNPLHTYSTEGTYTVSLTVRNEKGTNSKSDTITVSQNIGPSEPVSPVADFGTNATEGFAPLAIQFTDFSKNAVSWSWDFDNNGQPDSTVQNPVYVYENPGDYIVNLMVSNANGTVSKTLQIKVLEVEEEKILPVADFNTNVTEGYAPLPVLFTDRSQNAASTGWDFEGDGSEEVNYGTVVYVYTSPGTYTASLTATNENGTDTKTTTINVMRNPGLPVADFSVSATGGYSPLSVTFTDLSQNAISRSWDVNNDGIEDSNASSFVYEYSSAGTYTAKLTAINVNGTDTKTTTIIVDRKSSGGGSSGGGGGGGSPEPAKNVKVKELSQLFITNDKAVKFDFTKNATCVVYVGFDAIKNVGKTTTIVEELKNKSALVSELPEGEVYKSFNVWVGNSGYATPKNIEKPVICFKVEKNWLQDKSIDLSSIILNRYSDKKWEQLPVNLSGEDNDYLYFTAEVPGYASFAITGKATVQQAKTENTPIPAEERSIEDIQPEKQEAQDTETGNESSKNNRNTILSVGIVIGALGVIGLVLKSMKE
- a CDS encoding PKD domain-containing protein; the protein is MLILLGIFLILSLISGIGSAAEIIVQPGDSIQAAIDSSKSGDTITIKPGTYTENVNITKSSLLIRSESGNPDETIIKAKSSSSNALSMQAWNVTIKGIKTIGASGSSYSGIYMYKCNQCVIENNKMMNNGYGIRIVSSNRCTVSKNTVLNNGVYGIYLGSCSNNTISGNTATNDNRGIHVGSADDNTISDNTVTSNNILGMYVCGLSDRNLIYNNYFNNTNITIKNGTGNAYNTAKASGKNIVGGTYIGGNFWGKPDGSGFSNKATDTDRDGISDSAYSIPGSIYIDHLPLVVPAPLTAPGASFSSNVTSGTAPLNVLFTDTSTGSPTTWKWNFGDGTSSTQKSPTHAYSTAGTYTVTLTVTNSAGSNTATKTNYVTVTTGTTGTKPVLQYWGSPRSGTAPLTVTFKDNSSGSPTAWNWSFGDGAYSNEKYPKHTYMAPGSYTISLTTSNAAGSNTLTKSNYIVVTGTSSQTPVAAFSASPTAGTAPLSVSFTDSSTGSPTTWKWNFGDGTSSTEKNPVHTYSTAGSYTVTLTASNTAGSNTATKSSYVTVTTGTTGTKPVLQYWGSPRSGTAPLTVTFKDNSSGSPTAWNWSFGDGAYSNEKYPKHTYMAPGSYTISLTASNAAGSNTLIKNNYIVVTGNTSQAPVAAFSASPTSGTAPLNVLFTDTSTGSPTTWKWNFGDGTSSTQKSPTHAYSTAGTYTVTLTVTNSAGSNTATKTNYVTVTTGTTGTKPVLQYWGSPRSGIAPLTVTFKDNSSGSPTAWNWSFGDGAYSNEKYPKHTYTAPGSYTISLTASNAAGSNTLTKSNYIVVTGTSSQTPVAAFSASPTAGTAPLSVSFTDSSTGSPTTWKWNFGDGTSSTEKNPVHTYSTAGSYTVTLTASNTAGSNTATKSSYVTVTTGTTGTKPVLQYWGSPRSGTAPLTVTFKDNSSGSPTAWNWSFGDGAYSNEKYPKHTYMAPGSYTISLTASNAAGSNTLIKNNYIVVTNA